One Staphylococcus simiae genomic region harbors:
- a CDS encoding YtnP family quorum-quenching lactonase, translated as MKIGDFTIHYLNGGNTKIDGGAMFGPVPKPLWSKKYQVNERNQIHLPTHPILIQTEQYNIIIDAGIGQHKLTDKELRNFGVDYESEIEKDLESYHLTTGDIDFVLMTHMHFDHATGLTDTEGKAVFKNAKHVIQQDEWHEFLAPNIRSKSTYWPKNIGDYDDNLILYDKTFEPIPGIKLQHTGGHSFGHSIILIESKGEKAVHMGDIFPTHAHLNPLWVTSYDDYPMQSIREKERLLPYFIYQQYWFLFYHDEQYFAVKYDQDGKTIESFITRET; from the coding sequence ATGAAAATAGGGGATTTTACAATTCATTATTTAAATGGTGGTAATACTAAAATAGATGGTGGAGCCATGTTTGGCCCAGTACCTAAGCCATTATGGTCTAAAAAGTATCAAGTAAATGAACGTAATCAAATCCATTTACCTACACATCCAATTTTAATTCAGACTGAACAGTATAATATTATTATTGATGCTGGTATTGGACAACATAAACTAACAGATAAAGAACTTAGAAACTTTGGTGTTGATTATGAAAGTGAAATAGAAAAAGATTTAGAGTCATATCATTTAACTACGGGTGATATTGATTTTGTCTTGATGACACATATGCATTTTGATCATGCCACAGGTCTCACTGATACTGAAGGTAAAGCTGTATTTAAAAATGCAAAACATGTCATTCAACAAGACGAATGGCATGAATTTTTAGCACCTAATATACGAAGCAAATCGACGTATTGGCCTAAAAATATTGGTGACTATGATGATAATTTAATCTTATACGATAAAACATTTGAACCTATACCAGGTATTAAATTACAACATACTGGTGGTCATAGTTTTGGTCATAGTATTATTTTGATTGAAAGTAAGGGAGAAAAAGCAGTACATATGGGTGACATTTTCCCAACGCATGCTCATCTTAATCCATTGTGGGTGACGTCATATGATGATTATCCAATGCAATCAATTCGTGAAAAAGAAAGATTACTACCATACTTTATATATCAACAGTATTGGTTCTTGTTTTATCATGATGAACAATATTTCGCTGTAAAATACGATCAAGACGGTAAAACAATCGAATCATTTATAACAAGAGAAACTTAA
- the trmB gene encoding tRNA (guanosine(46)-N7)-methyltransferase TrmB, with product MRVRYKPWAEDYLKDHPDLVDLDGQHAGKITDWFDTVQPIHIEIGSGMGQFITTLALQNPHINYVSIEREKSVMYKVLDKVKELQLTNLKMICNDAIELNEYFKPEEVSRIYLNFSDPWPKKRHTKRRLTYETFLALYKQILAEDGAIHFKTDNRGLFAYSLESMSQFGMYFTKINLNLHEEDDGSNILTEYEQKFSQKGSRIYRMEAKFHHQ from the coding sequence ATGCGAGTTCGATACAAACCATGGGCCGAAGATTATTTAAAAGATCATCCTGATTTAGTAGATTTAGATGGTCAACATGCAGGGAAAATAACTGATTGGTTTGACACAGTTCAACCCATTCACATTGAAATTGGTTCAGGCATGGGACAATTTATAACTACTTTAGCCCTACAAAATCCACATATAAATTATGTTTCTATTGAACGTGAAAAAAGTGTCATGTATAAAGTATTAGATAAAGTGAAAGAATTGCAATTAACAAATTTGAAAATGATTTGTAATGATGCAATAGAACTTAATGAATACTTTAAACCTGAAGAAGTTTCTCGTATTTACTTAAATTTTTCAGATCCTTGGCCTAAAAAGCGACATACTAAAAGACGGTTAACTTATGAAACATTTTTAGCATTATATAAGCAAATACTTGCAGAAGATGGTGCAATACATTTTAAAACTGATAATAGAGGATTATTTGCTTACAGTTTAGAAAGTATGTCTCAATTTGGTATGTATTTTACTAAAATAAATTTAAATCTTCATGAAGAAGACGATGGTAGTAATATTTTGACTGAGTATGAGCAAAAGTTTTCTCAAAAAGGATCTAGAATTTATCGTATGGAAGCAAAATTCCATCATCAATGA
- a CDS encoding phosphotransferase family protein, whose translation MEQFYQLGWTLDSAGGASGEAYMAEQDGQKLFLKRNSNPFIAALSAEGIVPKLVWTKRIETGEVVTAQHWKNGRELNLNEMKQARVAHLLKKIHSSRPLLNMLKRMEMEPITPEIMLNKINASLSREVLTHHTVRKALTYLEDHMPSLDSRFFTVVHGDVNHNNWLLSDRDELFLVDWEGAMIADPAIDIGMLLYNYVPEQQWSSWFKTYGVEESLNLNKRMKWYTVIQSIGLVQWYEEQKRYKDMNTWLKFLNEVMTSNMFI comes from the coding sequence TTGGAGCAGTTTTATCAATTAGGATGGACACTTGATTCTGCAGGTGGTGCATCTGGTGAAGCATATATGGCTGAACAAGATGGTCAAAAGTTATTTCTTAAACGTAATTCAAATCCATTTATTGCTGCTTTATCTGCTGAAGGTATTGTGCCAAAATTAGTTTGGACTAAACGTATTGAAACAGGTGAAGTTGTAACAGCACAACATTGGAAAAATGGACGTGAATTAAACTTAAATGAAATGAAACAAGCTAGAGTTGCACATTTATTAAAGAAAATTCATAGTTCTAGACCATTATTGAATATGCTAAAACGTATGGAAATGGAACCTATAACACCAGAAATTATGCTTAATAAAATCAATGCATCATTGTCTAGAGAAGTACTAACGCATCATACTGTTAGAAAAGCGTTAACATATTTAGAAGACCATATGCCGAGTCTAGATTCACGATTTTTCACTGTAGTTCATGGTGATGTTAATCATAATAATTGGTTATTATCTGATAGAGATGAATTATTTTTAGTGGATTGGGAAGGCGCAATGATTGCAGATCCAGCAATTGATATAGGTATGCTGCTATACAACTACGTTCCCGAACAGCAATGGTCATCATGGTTTAAAACTTATGGTGTAGAAGAAAGTTTGAATTTGAATAAACGCATGAAATGGTATACGGTTATTCAATCAATAGGTCTTGTTCAATGGTATGAAGAGCAGAAGAGATATAAAGATATGAATACTTGGCTGAAATTCTTAAATGAAGTAATGACAAGTAACATGTTTATTTAA
- the dat gene encoding D-amino-acid transaminase produces MEKVFFNGEFVAADDAKVSYNDRGYVFGDGIYEYIRVYNGKLFTVTEHYERFLRSAGEIGLDLNYDIDQLIELSRKLVEINNINNGAIYIQATRGVAERNHNFPTPAVDAAIVAYTKSYDRPFDHLENGVNAVTVEDIRWLRCDIKSLNLLGNVLAKEYAVKYNAVEAIQHRGETVTEGSSSNAYAIKDGVIYTHPVNNFILNGITRRVIKDIADDYQIPFKEEAFTVDFLKNADEIIVSSTSAEVTPVIKLDGEVVNDGQVGPITRKLQQGFDKAIATRSI; encoded by the coding sequence ATGGAAAAAGTATTTTTTAATGGTGAATTTGTAGCTGCAGATGATGCAAAAGTATCATACAACGATAGAGGTTACGTTTTTGGCGATGGTATATATGAATATATTAGAGTTTACAATGGGAAATTATTCACTGTAACAGAACATTATGAAAGATTTTTGCGTAGTGCTGGAGAAATTGGTTTGGATTTAAATTATGATATTGATCAACTTATTGAATTATCAAGAAAGTTAGTCGAAATCAATAACATTAATAATGGTGCCATTTACATCCAAGCAACACGAGGTGTAGCTGAAAGAAATCATAATTTCCCAACACCAGCAGTTGATGCAGCTATTGTTGCTTATACTAAAAGCTATGACCGTCCATTTGATCACTTAGAAAATGGAGTTAATGCAGTAACTGTAGAAGACATTAGATGGTTACGTTGTGATATTAAAAGTTTGAATTTACTAGGTAATGTCTTAGCAAAAGAATATGCTGTGAAATATAATGCTGTTGAAGCAATTCAACATCGTGGTGAAACTGTAACTGAAGGCTCATCTAGTAATGCTTATGCCATTAAAGATGGGGTAATTTATACACATCCAGTTAACAATTTTATTCTTAATGGTATTACGCGTAGAGTAATTAAAGATATAGCTGATGACTACCAAATTCCTTTTAAAGAAGAGGCTTTTACTGTTGATTTCTTAAAAAATGCAGATGAAATTATTGTATCTAGTACTTCTGCAGAAGTGACACCAGTCATTAAATTAGATGGAGAAGTTGTAAATGATGGTCAAGTTGGACCTATCACACGTAAATTACAACAAGGTTTTGATAAAGCAATCGCAACTCGTAGTATTTAA
- the pepV gene encoding dipeptidase PepV produces MWKEKVQQYEDQIINDLKGLLSIESVRDDSKASTETPVGPGPREALDYMYEIAQRDGFATYDVDHIAGRIEAGKGEDVLGILCHVDVVPAGEGWDSHPFEPVETENAIIARGTLDDKGPTIAAYYAVKILEDMKVDWKKRIHIIIGTDEESDWKCTERYFQTEEMPALGFAPDAEFPVIHGEKGITTFDLVQQSIVDDKDEPDYELQSFTSGERYNMVPDHAEARVLVKENMTDVIQDFEYFLEQNQLQGESLVDSGILVLTVEGKAVHGMDPSIGVNAGLHLLKFLSSLNLDNNAQSFVAFSNRYLYDSDFGEKMGMKFHTDVMGDVTTNIGIINYDNEQGGRFGVNLRYPEGFDFDKAMERFKSEIDNDGFEIEIGKVQVPHYVDKNDPFVQTLVQAYRNQTNDMTEPYTIGGGTYARNLDKGVAFGAMFSDSEDLMHQKNEYITKKQLFNATSIYLEAIYALCVEE; encoded by the coding sequence ATGTGGAAAGAAAAGGTTCAACAGTATGAAGACCAAATTATTAATGACTTAAAAGGGTTGTTATCAATTGAAAGTGTGAGAGATGACTCTAAAGCATCAACAGAAACACCAGTCGGACCTGGACCTCGTGAAGCATTAGATTATATGTATGAAATTGCACAAAGAGATGGTTTTGCAACTTATGATGTTGACCATATTGCAGGAAGAATTGAGGCAGGTAAAGGGGAAGATGTATTAGGTATTCTTTGTCATGTCGATGTTGTGCCAGCAGGTGAAGGTTGGGATAGTCATCCATTTGAACCGGTTGAAACTGAAAATGCTATTATTGCTAGAGGAACGTTAGATGACAAAGGACCAACGATTGCTGCGTATTATGCTGTTAAAATTTTAGAAGATATGAAAGTTGATTGGAAAAAACGTATACATATTATTATTGGTACTGATGAAGAGTCTGATTGGAAATGTACTGAACGTTATTTCCAAACTGAAGAAATGCCAGCATTAGGTTTTGCTCCTGATGCAGAGTTTCCAGTAATCCATGGTGAAAAAGGTATTACAACATTTGATTTAGTTCAACAATCAATAGTTGATGATAAAGATGAACCAGATTATGAACTTCAATCATTTACATCAGGAGAAAGATACAATATGGTTCCAGACCATGCCGAAGCAAGAGTACTAGTTAAAGAAAATATGACTGATGTTATTCAAGATTTTGAATATTTCTTAGAACAAAATCAACTACAAGGTGAAAGTTTAGTAGATAGCGGCATTTTAGTATTAACTGTTGAAGGAAAAGCTGTTCATGGTATGGATCCTTCTATTGGTGTTAATGCTGGATTACATTTACTAAAATTCTTATCTTCACTTAATTTAGATAATAATGCTCAATCATTTGTCGCATTCAGTAACCGTTATTTATATGACTCTGATTTTGGAGAAAAGATGGGTATGAAATTCCATACTGATGTCATGGGTGACGTTACAACAAACATTGGTATTATCAATTACGATAATGAACAAGGTGGACGTTTTGGTGTTAATTTAAGATATCCTGAAGGATTTGATTTTGACAAAGCTATGGAAAGATTTAAATCAGAAATTGATAATGATGGTTTTGAAATTGAAATTGGCAAAGTTCAAGTTCCTCATTATGTTGATAAAAATGATCCATTTGTTCAAACATTAGTGCAAGCATATAGAAATCAAACAAACGATATGACTGAACCATATACTATAGGTGGCGGTACATACGCTAGAAATTTAGATAAAGGTGTAGCTTTTGGTGCCATGTTTAGTGATTCTGAAGACTTAATGCATCAGAAAAATGAATATATCACTAAGAAACAATTATTTAATGCAACAAGTATTTATTTAGAAGCTATATATGCTTTATGCGTGGAGGAATGA
- a CDS encoding YtxH domain-containing protein — protein sequence MAKGNLCRAVLGIGAATVAVLLSRKDSREKLKAEYNKYKQNPESYKNNAKDKASQLGSIANETLKEVKNNPKDYAERLKNDPKSFLEEEKSKFTNLDNPEADRVEEGKFDDEGGATASNNLRVVTEEDLKNNKNATPNNK from the coding sequence ATGGCAAAAGGAAATTTATGTAGAGCAGTATTAGGTATCGGAGCTGCAACTGTTGCAGTATTATTATCACGTAAAGATAGTCGTGAAAAACTAAAAGCTGAATATAATAAATATAAGCAAAATCCAGAATCATATAAAAATAACGCTAAAGATAAAGCTAGTCAATTAGGATCAATTGCTAATGAAACACTTAAAGAAGTTAAAAATAATCCTAAAGATTACGCAGAGCGATTAAAAAATGATCCGAAATCATTTTTAGAAGAAGAAAAATCAAAATTTACTAATTTAGATAACCCGGAAGCAGATCGAGTTGAAGAAGGTAAGTTTGATGATGAAGGTGGCGCTACAGCGAGCAACAACTTAAGAGTTGTTACTGAAGAAGATTTAAAAAACAATAAAAATGCAACACCGAATAACAAATAA
- a CDS encoding pseudouridine synthase, whose protein sequence is MRIDKFLANMGYGTRNEVKQLLKKGNVTVNDQVIKLPKVHIIPEQDTVIVNGQIVEYVANVYIMLNKPKNYVSATEDSQHKTVIDLVPEYQHLNIFPVGRLDKDTEGLLLITNDGEFNHKLMSPQNHVPKTYEVISKKPIKSCDIVKFEQGIELSDGQVKPAILEIIDDVTSKVTIYEGKYHQVKRMFHSIENEVLELRRIKIANLELDSNLKLGQYRLLTETDFKQLNL, encoded by the coding sequence ATGAGAATAGATAAATTTTTAGCGAATATGGGCTATGGAACGAGGAACGAAGTTAAGCAATTACTGAAAAAAGGTAACGTAACGGTTAACGATCAAGTAATTAAATTACCTAAAGTGCACATCATTCCAGAACAAGATACTGTTATAGTCAATGGCCAAATCGTTGAATATGTGGCTAATGTTTATATTATGCTAAATAAACCTAAAAACTATGTTTCAGCAACTGAAGATTCACAGCATAAAACGGTTATTGACTTAGTTCCAGAGTATCAACATCTTAATATTTTTCCAGTAGGCAGATTAGACAAAGATACTGAAGGGCTTTTATTAATAACGAATGATGGAGAATTTAATCATAAATTGATGAGTCCACAAAATCACGTACCTAAGACATATGAAGTGATCTCCAAAAAACCTATAAAGTCTTGTGATATTGTTAAATTTGAACAAGGTATAGAATTATCTGATGGCCAAGTTAAACCAGCAATATTAGAGATTATTGATGATGTTACTTCTAAAGTGACTATATATGAAGGGAAATATCATCAAGTTAAAAGGATGTTTCATAGTATAGAAAATGAGGTATTAGAACTTAGAAGAATCAAAATTGCTAACTTAGAATTAGATAGTAATTTGAAATTAGGGCAATATCGTCTATTAACTGAAACAGATTTTAAGCAGTTAAATTTATAA
- a CDS encoding putative polysaccharide biosynthesis protein, whose product MSESKEMVRGTFLITISILITKVLGVLFIIPFNYLIGGQENMAPFTYAYAPYNIAIAIATAGVPLAASKYVAKYNAIGAYKVSQKFYKSSFIVMSITGVLGFLLLYFLAPFISELTLSRSVHDKNGWSVQDITWIIRIISMVVIFIPVLATWRGIFQGYKSMGPTAVSEVTEQIARVLFILIGSYLVLNVFDGSILLANGIATFAAAVGAIAGIFTLWHYWRKREHNIDRMVDSDVTDIDVSYGKMYKEIIAYSIPFVIVSLNYPLFNLVDQFTHNGALSLVGVPSQLQDIFFNMLNMSTNKIVMIPTSLSAGFAVSLIPFITKTYEEGRLDEMHRQIRTSIGVLMFITVPASIGIMALAQPLFTVFYGYDPIVLGHDPNHDGSRLLFFYAPVAILISLLSVTASMLQGIDKQKLTVYVILASVVIKLALNYPLIMLFHTPGAVLSTSIALIFAIGCNFIILKKYAKFKFTESWIQFAKIFLYSFIMMIGVEAVFYILNILLQPSKLNYLIIIILGVIVGVVIYGTITIKTRFADEFLGEIPEKLRRKIKFLR is encoded by the coding sequence ATGAGTGAAAGTAAAGAAATGGTACGTGGGACCTTTTTAATTACGATTAGTATATTAATTACTAAGGTCTTAGGAGTTCTATTTATTATACCGTTTAACTATTTAATCGGTGGACAAGAAAATATGGCTCCTTTCACATACGCTTATGCGCCATATAATATTGCTATTGCTATAGCTACAGCAGGAGTTCCATTAGCTGCTTCTAAATATGTTGCAAAATATAACGCAATTGGAGCTTATAAAGTCAGTCAAAAATTTTATAAATCAAGTTTTATTGTGATGAGTATTACAGGTGTACTTGGGTTTTTATTATTGTACTTTTTAGCACCATTTATTTCGGAATTAACTTTATCAAGAAGTGTTCATGATAAAAATGGTTGGTCAGTACAAGATATTACTTGGATTATTCGTATTATCAGTATGGTTGTAATATTTATACCGGTCTTAGCAACTTGGCGTGGTATATTCCAAGGATATAAATCAATGGGACCAACAGCAGTTTCTGAAGTTACAGAACAAATCGCACGTGTACTATTTATACTTATAGGTAGTTATTTAGTATTAAATGTTTTTGATGGTTCTATTTTACTTGCAAATGGTATAGCAACGTTTGCTGCGGCAGTCGGTGCGATAGCGGGAATTTTTACATTATGGCATTATTGGAGAAAGAGAGAGCATAACATTGATAGAATGGTTGATTCAGATGTCACTGATATAGATGTTTCTTATGGCAAAATGTATAAAGAGATTATTGCCTATAGTATTCCATTTGTTATTGTAAGTTTAAATTATCCATTATTTAACTTAGTAGACCAATTTACCCATAATGGTGCATTATCGTTAGTAGGTGTACCATCTCAATTACAAGATATCTTCTTTAATATGCTAAATATGTCAACAAATAAAATTGTTATGATTCCAACATCATTAAGTGCTGGTTTTGCAGTTAGCTTAATACCATTTATTACTAAGACATATGAAGAAGGACGTTTAGATGAAATGCATAGACAAATTAGAACGTCTATTGGTGTTTTAATGTTTATTACGGTACCAGCTAGTATTGGTATTATGGCTTTAGCACAACCATTATTTACTGTTTTCTATGGATATGATCCAATTGTGTTAGGTCATGACCCTAACCATGATGGAAGTCGTTTATTATTCTTCTATGCGCCTGTAGCAATTTTAATTTCTTTATTAAGTGTTACAGCATCAATGTTACAAGGTATAGACAAACAAAAATTAACAGTTTATGTTATTTTAGCGTCAGTCGTAATTAAATTAGCATTAAACTATCCATTAATTATGTTATTCCACACACCGGGTGCAGTATTAAGCACAAGTATCGCTTTAATATTTGCAATTGGTTGTAATTTTATCATCCTTAAAAAATATGCGAAATTCAAATTTACCGAAAGCTGGATACAATTTGCTAAAATTTTCCTATATTCATTTATTATGATGATAGGTGTAGAAGCAGTATTTTATATTTTAAACATATTATTACAACCATCTAAATTGAATTATTTAATTATCATTATTCTTGGTGTGATTGTTGGTGTTGTAATTTATGGCACAATCACTATTAAAACACGTTTTGCTGATGAGTTTTTAGGTGAAATTCCTGAAAAATTAAGAAGAAAGATTAAATTTTTACGATGA
- a CDS encoding NAD(P)/FAD-dependent oxidoreductase produces MYQTIIIGGGPSGLMAAVAASNSNDKVLLLEKKKGLGRKLKISGGGRCNVTNRLPYAEIIQNIPGNGKFLYSPFSVFDNESIINFFESKGVKLKEEDHGRMFPVSNKAQDVVDTLVETIKNQHVTIKEEEAVSQIDVTPNHTFKVQTQNNTYESQSLVIATGGTSVPQTGSTGDGYKFAESLGHSVTELFPTEVPITSNEPFIKSKELKGLSLKDVELSVLKKNGKKRISHQMDMIFTHFGISGPAALRCSQFVYKEQKNQKKTHIKMAIDTFPDYNHEQLKQTIQQLLSEQPDKAIKNSLHGLIEERYLLFMLEQSNIDVNITSHHLSNQQLNTLVDNFKGFTFEVNGTLPLDKAFVTGGGVSLKELHPKTMMSKLVPGLFLCGEVLDIHGYTGGYNITSALVTGHVAGLNAGNFVYQAQ; encoded by the coding sequence ATGTATCAAACAATCATTATTGGTGGTGGCCCTAGTGGATTAATGGCTGCAGTGGCTGCTAGTAACTCTAACGACAAGGTATTATTATTAGAAAAGAAAAAAGGTTTAGGAAGAAAGCTTAAAATTTCTGGTGGTGGTCGTTGTAATGTTACCAATCGTTTGCCCTATGCTGAAATCATTCAAAATATTCCTGGTAATGGTAAATTTTTATATAGTCCATTTTCAGTTTTTGATAATGAATCAATCATTAATTTTTTTGAATCAAAAGGTGTCAAATTAAAAGAGGAAGATCATGGTCGTATGTTTCCCGTGTCAAACAAAGCTCAAGATGTCGTTGATACACTAGTTGAAACTATTAAAAATCAACATGTAACAATCAAAGAAGAAGAAGCTGTTTCACAAATAGATGTCACTCCGAATCATACATTTAAGGTTCAAACGCAAAATAATACATATGAATCTCAAAGTTTAGTTATAGCGACTGGTGGTACAAGTGTGCCACAAACTGGCTCAACAGGTGATGGTTATAAATTTGCTGAATCATTAGGACATTCTGTTACTGAATTATTCCCTACGGAAGTTCCTATTACTTCTAATGAACCTTTTATAAAATCTAAGGAATTAAAAGGCTTAAGTTTAAAAGATGTCGAACTATCCGTCTTAAAAAAGAACGGTAAAAAAAGAATCAGTCATCAAATGGATATGATTTTTACTCACTTTGGTATAAGTGGACCTGCAGCTTTAAGATGTAGTCAATTTGTCTATAAAGAACAAAAAAATCAAAAGAAAACGCATATTAAAATGGCAATTGATACATTTCCTGACTATAACCACGAGCAATTAAAACAAACGATACAGCAATTATTATCTGAGCAACCAGATAAAGCAATTAAAAATAGTTTACATGGTCTAATTGAAGAACGATATTTACTATTTATGCTTGAACAATCAAACATTGATGTCAACATAACGTCACATCATTTATCCAACCAACAGTTAAATACATTAGTAGATAATTTTAAAGGATTTACATTTGAAGTCAACGGCACTTTACCTTTAGATAAAGCATTTGTCACTGGTGGAGGTGTGTCTTTAAAAGAATTACACCCAAAAACAATGATGTCTAAATTGGTTCCAGGATTATTTTTATGTGGTGAAGTATTAGATATACATGGTTATACAGGTGGTTATAATATTACAAGTGCTTTAGTTACTGGTCATGTTGCTGGCTTAAATGCTGGAAATTTCGTTTATCAAGCTCAATGA